AATCTTAGCTCAGGTGACTTAGCGAAGCTTCAGTTTCTCGGCACCTCCGGTGGCATTGTCATTAATGGTACTGGCCATGAACTTGAACAGCAGACACCTACGAGTCCAGCTACTGGTCTAGGAGATGTCGATTCAGGCTTGTCTGTTTTACCAGGACAGACTATTTCATTGTTCGCAAATGGTATTGAATTAAGTGGGGGTAAAATTGTTGCTCCTGCTGCGACTATTTTGTTAATTAGTATTCAGCAAGGCCAAATTCCAGCTGATGGATTTGGCCCCTCGCGTAATATATCGTTCTCTGGAGAAGATAAAAAAAATATATATGCTCCAATTGTATTGGATGAGTCATCCTTGATTGATACTTCTGGATCCTCTAGAAGCTTTGTCTCAATTAAGGCGGGAAACTTACAGATTCTGGGAAATTCATTTATATATAATAGTTATACTGGGAGCGGAAGTGGTGGTACTTTGAGATTTGATGTTTCTGGTGATTTTTTAATTGATGCTTCAAGCTTTGATGCAAACTTAAATCAATCTGCGGTTCCGGTTGAGTTTGGTGCTGGGATTATTTCTGACGCTATTAGTGGCCGCGGTGCCGATATTGAAGTATATGCAGGTAATTTATCTATTCTTCAGGGAGCGTCTATACAGACCTTTGCAAGGAATTCTGCCTTGGGAGGTAGGTCAAGATATGATATTCAGGAAGATGTATTAATTCAAGGGGACTCTCTAATTAATCCCTTGTCTAATTCTTCTGTAATTGGATCTTCTAGCTTTGATTCAGCGTCTGCCGGTAGCATCGAACTTAGTGCAAATAATTTATTTATTCGTGACTCTGGAATACTTTCGGCTCTGAATTTATCTAGTAATTCAAACGAGCCTGTTACAATCATTGTTGCCGATACTACTCAAATTGATGGATTGTCACCCACTTCATCTATTGGTAGTTTTCTTATCTCTTCTTCTTTGTCTACAGGAAGCTCGGCTGATATTAATCTAAGTACTAAACGCCTAAATATCTTTGATGGTGCCGTGATTGCATCTACTACTTTTGGTGCTGGTTCGGGGGGGGATTTGAATATTAATGCTCAAGAAAGTTTATCTGTATCAGGTTTTAGGATAGATCCTTTCGATGGAACTAGATTTGATTCAGCTATTGTTGCATCTGCTTCTGCGTTACCAGGATTTATTGCGGATCCTTTGAATTTGCCATCTCCACCTACTGGTGATGCAGGGATCGTAGATATTACTTCGCCCTCGATTAGTTTAGATAATTTTGGTACAGTGAGTTCCTTTAATCAAGGCTCTGGTTTGGGTGGAGATATATTTATTAATTCTGATGCTTTTATCTCGAATAAAGGGCGCGTTACGGCTATAGCTGCTAATGATAATGGAGGTAACATTAATTTAAGCATTGATGGCCCACTGATTCTGTCGAATCAGAGTCAGTTTACAGCTTCATCTTTGGGGGCTGGTTCAGGTGGTAATATTAGGATCCAGTCAGACTTAATTACGCTTTCAAACAGCGACATTCTCGCAAATGCAGAACAGGGGACTGGTGGGCAAATCACTATATCAACTCAAGGACTTTTCCCTGATAATCAGAGCCGTATTTCAGCAACTTCTGATTTTGG
The Acaryochloris thomasi RCC1774 genome window above contains:
- a CDS encoding two-partner secretion domain-containing protein, which produces MKYIRLTPLFLNAFFISLNASSLAKAQVVPSGPSSTVVDVQGNSKGRRYIIDGGKNSGSNLFHFFDKFNLNEEQQAVFRNSRNINTIFSIVTGNTSSSINGGITANGKADISFFNPNGILLDRRAMLDIGGDFLASTANKLLFTDGESLSIEDPVQSNVLLNLSSGDLAKLQFLGTSGGIVINGTGHELEQQTPTSPATGLGDVDSGLSVLPGQTISLFANGIELSGGKIVAPAATILLISIQQGQIPADGFGPSRNISFSGEDKKNIYAPIVLDESSLIDTSGSSRSFVSIKAGNLQILGNSFIYNSYTGSGSGGTLRFDVSGDFLIDASSFDANLNQSAVPVEFGAGIISDAISGRGADIEVYAGNLSILQGASIQTFARNSALGGRSRYDIQEDVLIQGDSLINPLSNSSVIGSSSFDSASAGSIELSANNLFIRDSGILSALNLSSNSNEPVTIIVADTTQIDGLSPTSSIGSFLISSSLSTGSSADINLSTKRLNIFDGAVIASTTFGAGSGGDLNINAQESLSVSGFRIDPFDGTRFDSAIVASASALPGFIADPLNLPSPPTGDAGIVDITSPSISLDNFGTVSSFNQGSGLGGDIFINSDAFISNKGRVTAIAANDNGGNINLSIDGPLILSNQSQFTASSLGAGSGGNIRIQSDLITLSNSDILANAEQGTGGQITISTQGLFPDNQSRISATSDFGVDGQVEIDVENRPVLVDQVEIQQPRTNTVNLACSPGSSSGQSSFSMQSSGGLAAQPGNFSQTLPIASKKAAEPQLSLSAPFIVDEESGKKVFLVEPSGFHRRSDGTLAFVVEAQVSEERSVLVSSSCLPSSASNS